The stretch of DNA GATCCAGACTGGAAGAACGAGGATCAGTCCAGCAGTGACAAGTGCATCCCCGAGATCAGCACGACTTGTGTGTCCGTGTTCGACACCGATAGTGGAGTTCGAGAGAAGACGAAAAACGCGCTGTGAGGACCCGACCGGTAACGAGACGGCAGTCATTACCGCTGCGTCCCGATTTTGCACGTGAGCGATTTCGTGTGCAATGACCGCTTCGAGCTCGGACTGCTCGAGTAGCGTCACCAGTCCCTCACTCACCACGAGTCGTGCGGTTTGTGGCTTGAATCCTGTCGTGAACGAAACCGGCGCGTCCATTGGCGCGACGTAAACGTCCGGGACAGGCACTACAGCTTGGTGAGCAACCAATTGGACAGTATCTATCAATTCGGAACGCTCCTCTCTTCGAGCCCGAGAAGCACCGACCGAACGGATCGTATGCACGGGTGCATCTCGTTCATGACGCACCAAGAGAATCAGCAGACAGATTCCTGCGCTACAGATGATCGGGACGAGGATTTCCGCTGCAGGAAGTGTTGCTGGTTGAAACAAAAACTCATAGATGAGAAGCAAAAATAGAGTGATAATACTTCCTGCGACGACCG from Natrinema salaciae encodes:
- a CDS encoding M48 family metallopeptidase, with protein sequence MTVNITQRNRRKKVEKTPLEQIMVANGERTNLYGLMVILLFGLSVTALLTTVVAGSIITLFLLLIYEFLFQPATLPAAEILVPIICSAGICLLILLVRHERDAPVHTIRSVGASRARREERSELIDTVQLVAHQAVVPVPDVYVAPMDAPVSFTTGFKPQTARLVVSEGLVTLLEQSELEAVIAHEIAHVQNRDAAVMTAVSLPVGSSQRVFRLLSNSTIGVEHGHTSRADLGDALVTAGLILVLPVWIVAVLCWTALSRTREFTADSGAIAITGKPVALATALEKIDSTLAERPSTDLRSAEVSPLAIVEPPRKQPDFGGVPLPTSRLNRIVTTHPSTERRLERLRERDP